The Chlorocebus sabaeus isolate Y175 chromosome 6, mChlSab1.0.hap1, whole genome shotgun sequence genome has a segment encoding these proteins:
- the LOC103234639 gene encoding galectin-7 produces MEGIRVPKKRGHSRFARLAPGPGSVPVSLAHSGPCTPFLQNVPHKSLLPEGIRPGTVLRICGLVPPNASRIVDISIPHPQHFLVWVVSEPRRPPTSTSRFHVNLLCGEEQGSDIALHFNPRLDTSEVVFNSEEQGSWGLEERGPCVPFHRGQPFEVLIIASDDGFKAVVGDAQYHHFRHRLPLARVRLVEVGGDVQLDSVKIF; encoded by the exons ATGGAGGGGATCAGGGTCCCCAAGAAGAGGGGCCACTCCCGCTTCGCCAGGCTTGCCCCAGGGCCAGGGTCTGTGCCAG tctcacTGGCTCACAGTGGCCCCTGCACTCCATTCTTGCAGAACGTCCCCCACAAGTCCTTGCTGCCCGAGGGCATCCGCCCTGGCACGGTGCTGAGAATTTGTGGCTTGGTTCCTCCCAACGCCAGCAG AATTGTAGACATCAGTATTCCTCACCCTCAACATTTCTTGGTCTGGGTGGTTTCTGAGCCCCGACGGCCaccaacctccacttccaggttCCACGTAAACCTGCTGTGCGGTGAGGAGCAGGGCTCCGATATCGCCCTGCATTTCAACCCCCGGCTGGACACGTCGGAGGTGGTCTTCAACAGCGAGGAGCAAGGCTCCTGGGGCCTCGAGGAGCGCGGGCCTTGCGTTCCTTTCCATCGCGGGCAGCCCTTCGAGGTGCTCATCATCGCGTCCGACGATGGCTTCAAG GCCGTGGTTGGGGACGCCCAGTACCACCACTTCCGCCACCGCCTGCCGCTGGCGCGCGTGCGCCTGGTGGAGGTGGGCGGGGACGTGCAGCTGGACTCGGTGAAGATCTTCTGA
- the LOC103235497 gene encoding galectin-7, translated as MVPLIISSSEKGSAPGPWLMEGIRAPKKGYHSRFARLAPGPGSVPVSLAHSGPCTPLLQNAPHKSLLPEGIRPGTVLRIRGLVPPNASRFHVNLLCGEEQDSDAALHFNPRLDTSEVVFNSKEQGSWGREERGPGVPFHRGQPFEVLIIASDDGFKAVVGDAQYHHFRHRLPLARVRLVEVGGDVQLDSVKIF; from the exons ATGGTCCCTCTTATTATCAGCTCCTCGGAGAAGGGCAGTGCACCCGGGCCCTGGTTGATGGAGGGGATCAGGGCCCCCAAGAAGGGGTACCACTCCCGCTTCGCCAGGCTTGCCCCAGGGCCAGGGTCTGTGCCAG tctcacTGGCTCACAGTGGCCCCTGCACTCCACTCTTGCAGAACGCCCCCCACAAGTCCTTGCTGCCAGAGGGCATCCGCCCTGGCACGGTGCTGAGAATTCGTGGCTTGGTTCCTCCCAACGCCAGCAG GTTCCACGTAAACCTGCTGTGCGGGGAGGAGCAGGACTCGGATGCCGCCCTGCATTTCAACCCTCGGCTGGACACGTCGGAGGTGGTCTTCAACAGCAAGGAGCAAGGCTCCTGGGGCCGCGAGGAGCGCGGGCCTGGCGTTCCTTTCCATCGCGGGCAGCCCTTCGAGGTGCTCATCATCGCGTCCGACGATGGCTTCAAG GCCGTGGTTGGGGACGCCCAGTACCACCACTTCCGCCACCGCCTGCCGCTGGCGCGCGTGCGCCTGGTGGAGGTGGGCGGGGACGTGCAGCTGGACTCCGTGAAGATCTTCTGA